From the genome of Arthrobacter alpinus, one region includes:
- a CDS encoding pyridoxal phosphate-dependent aminotransferase, with amino-acid sequence MSAELTAKNSTGRRVSARIAAIAESATLAVDAKAKALKAAGRPVIGFGAGEPDFPTPSYIVDAAINAARQPKFHRYSPAAGLPELKAAIAAKTLRDSGYPADPSQVLVTNGGKQAVYESFATLLDPGDEVLLPTPYWTTYPEAIRLAGGVPVDVFAGPEQGYLVTVEQLEAALTPRTKILLFVSPSNPTGAVYSPEQTREIGLWAASKGLWVITDEIYEHLTYDAVPFTSIATAVPELGDKVVILNGVAKTYAMTGWRVGWMIAAPDVIKAATNMQSHATSNVANVSQMAALAAVAGPLTAVDEMKVAFDRRRKAMVAGLNAIDGVECPTPHGAFYAYADVRGLLGKEIAGERPATSAELAALILEKVEVAVVPGEAFGPSGYIRLSYALGDEDLATGISRLQEFLGTAK; translated from the coding sequence ACTCCACCGGGCGCCGCGTGTCCGCCCGAATCGCCGCCATTGCCGAGTCAGCCACGCTGGCTGTTGACGCCAAGGCCAAGGCCCTTAAGGCAGCTGGGCGCCCCGTCATCGGGTTTGGTGCCGGTGAGCCCGATTTCCCGACCCCCAGCTACATTGTCGACGCGGCCATTAACGCCGCCCGGCAGCCCAAGTTCCACCGCTACTCCCCAGCCGCCGGCCTCCCCGAGCTGAAGGCAGCCATCGCCGCCAAGACCCTGCGCGACTCCGGATACCCGGCGGACCCCTCCCAGGTGCTAGTGACCAATGGTGGCAAGCAGGCCGTGTATGAGTCCTTCGCCACCTTGCTGGATCCAGGTGACGAGGTACTGTTGCCTACCCCGTACTGGACCACGTACCCGGAAGCCATCCGCCTGGCCGGCGGCGTCCCTGTGGACGTGTTTGCCGGGCCCGAACAGGGCTATCTCGTCACGGTCGAGCAGTTGGAAGCGGCCCTGACACCGCGCACCAAGATCTTGCTGTTCGTCTCCCCGTCCAACCCGACAGGCGCTGTTTATTCCCCCGAGCAAACCCGTGAGATCGGTTTGTGGGCAGCGTCCAAGGGTTTGTGGGTCATCACCGATGAAATCTATGAACACCTCACCTACGACGCCGTGCCGTTCACCTCGATCGCGACAGCCGTCCCGGAACTTGGTGACAAGGTTGTCATTCTCAACGGAGTTGCCAAGACCTATGCCATGACCGGCTGGCGGGTGGGATGGATGATCGCGGCCCCCGACGTTATCAAGGCCGCCACGAACATGCAGTCTCATGCCACCTCCAACGTTGCCAACGTCTCCCAGATGGCCGCTCTGGCCGCCGTGGCCGGGCCGCTGACGGCAGTGGATGAGATGAAAGTGGCCTTTGACCGCCGTCGCAAGGCCATGGTTGCGGGCCTGAACGCGATTGACGGCGTCGAATGCCCCACCCCGCACGGCGCCTTCTACGCCTACGCCGATGTCCGCGGACTGCTCGGCAAGGAAATCGCAGGTGAGCGCCCCGCGACGTCGGCCGAACTGGCGGCGCTAATCCTGGAAAAGGTGGAGGTTGCCGTGGTGCCAGGCGAGGCGTTTGGCCCCAGCGGCTACATCCGGCTCTCCTACGCCCTTGGCGACGAAGACCTGGCCACCGGCATTTCCCGCCTGCAGGAATTCCTGGGCACCGCCAAATAA
- a CDS encoding GNAT family N-acetyltransferase: MTFDLSSAPIVRLAWERGLGLPTDSLVMGADRTRITHPVDGGGLTFIRLWDQAILTGPAAVLHAVAAYSDDQLSDHAVMLRLTRDFGGRGHGTQTLYYADDLAVHQPAGTVTLSHGNPEAVALQALCPPDDVNDAGIGMLEHKFTLMGAPGSEEQDAYDAGPVASSAYAQYQGLLATMGTLVAPTHRRQGLGLLATNIAAHEALAEGLIVQWQADVNNAAAHALAISAGFSVAGLKTSVSL; encoded by the coding sequence ATGACTTTTGATCTGAGTTCTGCCCCGATTGTTCGCCTAGCCTGGGAGCGGGGTCTAGGTCTGCCCACGGATTCGCTGGTGATGGGCGCTGACCGCACCCGCATCACCCACCCAGTCGATGGCGGCGGGCTCACCTTCATCCGGCTCTGGGATCAGGCCATCCTCACCGGCCCCGCCGCCGTCCTGCACGCCGTGGCCGCGTACAGTGACGACCAGCTCAGCGATCATGCGGTGATGCTGCGCTTGACGCGGGACTTCGGCGGGCGCGGGCACGGCACCCAAACCTTGTACTACGCCGATGACCTGGCCGTGCACCAGCCCGCGGGCACAGTGACCCTCTCCCACGGGAATCCGGAGGCTGTTGCGCTTCAGGCGCTGTGCCCGCCCGACGATGTGAACGACGCCGGGATTGGCATGCTGGAGCACAAGTTCACGCTCATGGGCGCACCTGGCTCCGAGGAGCAGGACGCGTACGACGCCGGCCCGGTCGCCTCCAGCGCGTACGCCCAGTACCAAGGGCTGCTGGCAACGATGGGCACCTTGGTTGCCCCGACCCACAGGCGGCAGGGGCTTGGCCTGCTGGCCACCAACATTGCCGCGCATGAGGCTTTGGCTGAAGGGCTTATTGTGCAGTGGCAGGCTGACGTGAACAACGCAGCCGCCCACGCACTGGCAATCTCGGCGGGCTTTAGTGTCGCTGGTCTGAAGACATCGGTTTCACTTTAA
- a CDS encoding PspC domain-containing protein: MNTSNENPEQATVPDPDQQVPVPSPESARFYQWLRGLGVQRGSHRWVGGVCGGLADKWGIDPVVVRGLAVVLSLFFGVGLLAYGVAWALLPEPDGRIHVQEVGRGHWSAGMTGAAALTVVGLAGPGQGFLFDRNDGGFLWPLFWIAGVGAVIYWAINRDKDKDSSPSPAQGRQDAPQEQARSWSGPTWPGSGPGGAQPLNYAGEQPYRPDPRLYIKHKRATSRLGAAASFLVLGMAAVVGATVLLLEATGVIDLNGYQTGIAAAAAAVTAGVGIIVAGVMGRTAGGLGTFAVVMLVLAGLMSLPAQNSAFIAFNSSTWTPQSISAAEDGRTVVLGNATLDLTLVSDGTPLKADVQIPVDLVVSSVTIKVPDNIPVSIKSELAAASLTINGDNNGGVLAEQTTTAINPASTGPGLVIILQGAASNISVITVPAP, encoded by the coding sequence ATGAACACCTCCAATGAGAACCCAGAGCAGGCCACAGTGCCGGATCCTGACCAACAAGTCCCCGTCCCCTCCCCTGAATCGGCAAGGTTTTACCAGTGGCTTCGTGGTTTGGGTGTGCAGCGTGGCAGCCACCGCTGGGTCGGTGGCGTGTGCGGCGGGCTGGCGGACAAATGGGGCATCGACCCCGTTGTAGTGCGTGGCCTGGCCGTGGTGCTGAGCCTGTTTTTCGGTGTCGGCCTGCTGGCCTATGGCGTGGCATGGGCTTTGCTGCCTGAACCCGACGGGCGCATTCATGTGCAGGAAGTGGGCCGCGGGCACTGGTCAGCGGGCATGACAGGGGCGGCGGCGCTGACCGTTGTGGGCCTGGCCGGGCCCGGCCAGGGGTTCCTCTTTGACAGGAACGACGGCGGGTTCCTCTGGCCGCTGTTCTGGATTGCCGGCGTGGGTGCCGTGATCTACTGGGCCATCAACCGTGACAAGGACAAGGATTCCAGCCCGTCACCGGCGCAAGGACGCCAGGACGCCCCCCAGGAGCAGGCCCGGTCCTGGTCTGGCCCCACTTGGCCGGGCAGCGGCCCCGGCGGTGCCCAGCCCCTGAACTACGCTGGTGAGCAGCCGTACCGGCCAGACCCGCGGCTGTATATCAAGCACAAGCGCGCCACATCACGACTCGGTGCCGCGGCAAGTTTTCTGGTGCTGGGCATGGCCGCCGTGGTTGGCGCAACGGTACTGCTTCTGGAAGCCACCGGCGTCATTGATCTGAACGGATACCAAACCGGGATTGCCGCGGCCGCAGCTGCCGTCACTGCGGGTGTGGGCATCATTGTGGCCGGAGTCATGGGCCGGACTGCCGGCGGGCTGGGCACGTTCGCCGTTGTCATGCTGGTGTTGGCCGGGCTCATGAGCCTGCCGGCGCAGAACAGCGCGTTCATCGCCTTCAACAGCAGCACCTGGACCCCACAAAGCATCAGCGCGGCCGAGGACGGACGGACGGTGGTCCTGGGCAACGCAACCCTTGACCTCACCCTGGTCAGCGACGGCACCCCGCTCAAGGCCGATGTCCAGATACCAGTGGACCTGGTCGTTTCCAGCGTCACCATCAAGGTTCCGGACAACATCCCGGTGAGCATCAAGAGTGAACTGGCGGCAGCCTCACTGACCATCAATGGCGATAACAATGGCGGCGTGCTGGCCGAGCAGACCACCACAGCCATCAACCCGGCGTCGACAGGCCCGGGTCTTGTCATCATCTTGCAGGGGGCCGCAAGCAATATCAGCGTGATCACGGTCCCGGCCCCCTGA
- a CDS encoding FABP family protein: MAIEIPTDLTPELVPLSWLLGTWSGNGRLGAGEADDEYFTQTATFSSNGLPYLQYTAESWLTDELGTVLRPLSVETGFWQLDRPMNDADVGPGLIPADIVPALRTADDVEALRNADGGFDIMATIVHPGGIAELYYGSIKGPQIHLSTDAVMRGAGAKDYKAATRIFGLVNGELYWRWDAAASGKSLQAHASAALRKIS; the protein is encoded by the coding sequence ATGGCCATTGAAATCCCCACTGATCTAACTCCCGAGCTGGTGCCGCTGTCATGGCTGCTTGGCACGTGGAGCGGAAACGGCCGGCTGGGTGCCGGTGAAGCTGATGACGAATATTTCACCCAGACCGCTACCTTCAGCTCCAACGGCTTGCCATACCTGCAATATACGGCCGAGTCCTGGCTCACCGATGAGCTGGGCACCGTTTTGAGACCGCTCTCCGTGGAAACCGGCTTCTGGCAACTTGACCGGCCCATGAACGACGCCGACGTAGGCCCGGGCTTGATCCCTGCCGACATTGTCCCCGCCCTAAGGACAGCCGACGACGTCGAAGCCCTGCGGAATGCTGATGGCGGGTTCGACATCATGGCTACCATCGTGCACCCCGGCGGCATTGCCGAGCTGTACTACGGCAGTATCAAGGGACCACAGATACATCTCTCCACTGACGCTGTCATGCGCGGTGCCGGGGCCAAAGACTATAAAGCCGCCACCCGCATCTTCGGTCTGGTCAACGGCGAACTTTACTGGCGCTGGGATGCGGCCGCCAGCGGCAAGTCCTTACAGGCCCACGCGTCCGCCGCTCTGCGTAAAATCTCCTGA
- a CDS encoding LuxR C-terminal-related transcriptional regulator, whose protein sequence is MTEAAQPIRVVVVDDHAIFRSGLKADLDPDLLVLAEAATVEEAVAEVVRHQPDVVLLDVHLPGGRGQGGREVIAGCAAVMPGTKFLALSVSDAAEDVVAVIRAGARGYVTKSISGAEISDAVRRVAGGDAVFSPRLAGFVLDAFGTAEVAVEDELDRLSARELEVMRLIARGYSYKEVAKALFISIKTVESHVSAVLRKLQLSSRHELTRWAADRRLL, encoded by the coding sequence ATGACCGAAGCAGCCCAACCGATCCGTGTAGTGGTGGTCGATGACCATGCCATCTTCCGATCCGGCCTAAAAGCGGACCTGGACCCTGACCTCCTGGTCCTGGCAGAAGCGGCCACCGTTGAAGAGGCTGTTGCCGAGGTTGTGCGCCACCAGCCAGATGTGGTGTTGCTGGACGTTCACCTTCCCGGCGGCAGAGGGCAGGGCGGGCGGGAAGTCATCGCCGGCTGTGCGGCGGTGATGCCCGGCACCAAATTCCTTGCCCTGAGCGTGTCCGACGCCGCCGAAGACGTGGTGGCTGTGATTCGCGCCGGCGCCCGCGGCTACGTGACAAAGTCGATTTCCGGGGCTGAAATCTCCGACGCAGTCCGGCGCGTGGCGGGCGGGGACGCGGTGTTCTCGCCGCGCCTGGCCGGTTTTGTGCTTGACGCCTTCGGCACCGCAGAGGTTGCTGTTGAGGATGAGCTGGACCGGCTCTCGGCCCGTGAACTGGAAGTCATGCGCCTCATTGCCCGGGGCTACTCGTACAAGGAGGTAGCCAAGGCCCTGTTCATCTCCATCAAAACCGTTGAATCACACGTCTCCGCGGTGCTGCGCAAGCTCCAGCTCTCCTCCCGCCACGAACTCACCCGCTGGGCCGCCGACCGCCGTCTGCTCTAA
- a CDS encoding ATP-binding protein — translation MSAKMYRSQQRIVAGVCGGLAGHLGLKVGLVRALMVGASLFFGAGLLFYAWLWLLVPMEGEQAGDGTTLLDADGNPRLRLFRPADGAPEEAGPVVQRQKLSIGFKEVLIGGALVMAAVILAGQQWGLNLQLGTLIPLLVIAVGAVLAWMQLDNTRRVGLLSAAKMDTPIALLRLGGGIVLVIAGVLVIVTGTGSWSLVWASVVASLAVLAGVALVLAPWALKFWREFQSERAGRIRETERAEIAAHLHDSVLQTLALIQKSANSAADVTRLARAQERELREWIYQDASQNGGQLVARVKGVCAEIEDLYGQGVEVVTVGDAELNDRSQALVQATREAVLNGVRHGGTAVSVYVEAGVKGVDVFVKDRGAGFDIAAIPADRLGVRESLLGRMSRNGGTAEIISSASGTEVRLHLPSETSNHEDAR, via the coding sequence ATGAGCGCAAAGATGTACCGTTCCCAGCAACGTATTGTTGCCGGGGTTTGTGGCGGACTGGCCGGACACCTTGGCCTGAAGGTGGGGCTGGTGCGGGCCCTGATGGTTGGCGCGAGCCTGTTTTTTGGTGCCGGTCTGCTCTTTTACGCCTGGCTGTGGCTGCTGGTTCCCATGGAAGGGGAGCAGGCCGGCGACGGCACAACACTTCTCGACGCCGACGGCAACCCGCGCCTGCGCCTCTTCCGCCCAGCCGACGGCGCCCCTGAGGAGGCCGGCCCCGTCGTCCAACGCCAGAAACTTTCGATCGGCTTCAAGGAGGTGTTGATCGGTGGCGCGCTGGTGATGGCGGCCGTCATCTTGGCGGGGCAACAATGGGGCTTGAACCTGCAGCTGGGGACCCTAATTCCGCTGCTGGTCATTGCTGTGGGCGCTGTTTTGGCGTGGATGCAATTGGACAACACCCGCCGTGTGGGGCTTCTCAGCGCCGCCAAGATGGACACGCCCATCGCCTTGCTGCGCCTGGGCGGTGGCATTGTGCTTGTCATTGCCGGGGTCCTTGTCATTGTGACGGGAACTGGGTCGTGGTCGCTGGTGTGGGCGTCGGTAGTGGCTTCCTTGGCAGTGCTTGCCGGTGTGGCGCTGGTCCTTGCGCCGTGGGCGCTAAAGTTTTGGCGGGAATTTCAAAGTGAAAGGGCAGGGCGCATCCGTGAAACGGAACGGGCGGAGATTGCCGCGCACCTGCATGACTCGGTGCTGCAAACTTTGGCCCTGATCCAAAAAAGTGCCAATTCCGCCGCGGATGTGACTCGTTTGGCAAGGGCGCAGGAACGCGAACTGCGGGAATGGATCTATCAAGATGCCAGCCAGAACGGCGGCCAGTTGGTGGCCAGGGTCAAGGGGGTTTGCGCCGAAATCGAGGACCTTTACGGGCAGGGCGTGGAAGTGGTGACGGTGGGCGACGCCGAGCTGAACGACCGCAGTCAGGCACTTGTTCAGGCCACCCGCGAGGCGGTGCTCAACGGTGTCCGGCACGGCGGGACGGCTGTCTCGGTCTATGTTGAGGCCGGGGTGAAGGGTGTGGACGTGTTCGTCAAGGACAGGGGGGCCGGCTTTGACATAGCTGCTATCCCGGCCGACCGTCTCGGGGTCAGGGAGTCCTTGTTGGGCCGGATGTCCCGCAACGGCGGAACAGCTGAGATCATTAGTTCAGCCAGCGGGACCGAGGTGCGCCTGCACCTGCCCAGCGAGACGAGCAACCATGAGGACGCACGATGA
- a CDS encoding DHA2 family efflux MFS transporter permease subunit, which translates to METVAKPWPALWALVLGFFMILVDSTIVSVANPKIMEGLNTDINSVIWVTSAYLLAYAVPLLVAGRLGDKYGPKNLYLIGLSVFTLASLWCGFSGDISMLIIARVVQGLGAAMMTPQTMAVITRIFAPDKRGPAMGLWGATAGVAMLVGPILGGVLVDGLGWEWIFFVNVPVGIVAFVMAWRLVPSLKTHDHKFDLLGVALSSIGLFMLVFGIQEGAKYDWGTIAGPISVWGLIIAGIVFLGLFVGWQAINKGEPLVPLNLFKVRNFSLANIAITGMGFSITAMSLPLFFYYQLVRGMTPTQSALMMVPMALFSGVLAPFVGKLVDIVNPRYVAFVGFILMSISLLWTSALMSPDTAIWLFLLPSGLLGIASSGIWAPLSTSATRNLGPREAGAGAGIYNTTRQIGSVLGSAAIAVLITSRLAAEMPAGASQGVSGASGQLPEALRAGFATAMSQSIVLPAAVVLIGAAAVIFFSKPRAVDAIYADFKVKPMSSDQRH; encoded by the coding sequence ATGGAAACCGTGGCAAAACCGTGGCCCGCGTTATGGGCACTCGTGCTTGGCTTCTTCATGATTCTTGTCGATTCAACCATCGTCTCGGTGGCCAACCCGAAAATCATGGAGGGCCTGAACACCGACATCAACTCCGTCATCTGGGTCACCAGCGCCTACCTTCTGGCCTATGCGGTGCCGTTGCTTGTCGCCGGCCGCCTCGGTGACAAATATGGCCCCAAAAATCTGTACCTCATCGGCCTGAGTGTGTTCACCTTGGCCTCCTTGTGGTGCGGTTTCTCCGGTGACATCAGCATGCTGATCATTGCCCGTGTGGTGCAGGGCTTGGGAGCGGCCATGATGACGCCGCAAACCATGGCCGTCATCACTCGCATCTTCGCCCCTGACAAGCGTGGACCGGCCATGGGCCTTTGGGGCGCCACGGCCGGTGTCGCCATGCTGGTGGGCCCCATCCTTGGCGGAGTCCTGGTGGACGGGTTGGGTTGGGAATGGATTTTCTTTGTCAACGTGCCCGTCGGTATCGTGGCGTTCGTTATGGCCTGGCGGCTGGTGCCCTCCTTGAAAACACACGACCATAAGTTTGATCTGCTAGGTGTTGCGCTGAGCTCCATCGGTTTGTTCATGCTTGTCTTTGGCATTCAGGAAGGCGCCAAGTACGACTGGGGCACCATCGCCGGACCCATTTCCGTGTGGGGCCTGATCATTGCCGGGATCGTGTTCCTTGGCCTGTTTGTTGGCTGGCAGGCCATCAACAAGGGTGAACCGCTGGTCCCCTTGAACCTGTTCAAGGTCCGCAACTTCTCTCTGGCCAACATCGCGATCACGGGCATGGGCTTCAGCATCACCGCCATGAGCTTGCCACTCTTCTTTTACTACCAGCTGGTTAGGGGCATGACGCCCACCCAGTCGGCACTGATGATGGTCCCCATGGCCCTGTTCTCCGGCGTTCTGGCACCCTTCGTTGGCAAGTTGGTGGACATTGTTAATCCCCGCTATGTGGCCTTTGTTGGATTCATCCTGATGTCAATTTCCCTGCTGTGGACCTCGGCCCTGATGAGCCCGGACACGGCCATCTGGCTGTTCCTGCTCCCGAGTGGTCTGTTGGGCATCGCCAGCTCAGGCATCTGGGCTCCCTTGTCGACGTCGGCCACCCGCAACCTGGGGCCGCGTGAAGCGGGCGCCGGTGCCGGGATTTACAATACGACCCGCCAGATCGGCTCGGTTCTGGGCAGTGCCGCCATCGCCGTGCTCATCACCTCCCGGCTCGCGGCTGAGATGCCTGCAGGTGCCTCGCAGGGGGTCTCCGGGGCGTCCGGGCAGTTGCCGGAGGCTCTCCGGGCAGGATTCGCAACCGCCATGTCGCAATCAATCGTCCTGCCGGCTGCTGTGGTTCTGATTGGTGCCGCGGCAGTGATCTTCTTCAGCAAGCCGCGTGCCGTGGACGCCATCTATGCTGACTTTAAAGTGAAACCGATGTCTTCAGACCAGCGACACTAA
- a CDS encoding PadR family transcriptional regulator, giving the protein MTRNSQLTPLGICALGLLVERPMHPYEMYQVLMQRHEDRLVKVRPGTLYHTVGRLASAGLVEPVGTERDGNRPERTTYAILPPGKVALDARIKDLLSTPVNEFPSFPQALDEAHNLPAGVVVDLLDQRIHALEVDLADLGQGAAEARSQGVERRYLIDIEYQQAMLTAETQWVHGLCAELTAGTLAW; this is encoded by the coding sequence GTGACAAGAAATTCGCAATTGACGCCGCTGGGCATCTGCGCCCTCGGGCTCCTTGTGGAACGCCCCATGCATCCCTACGAGATGTACCAGGTGCTGATGCAACGGCATGAGGACCGCCTGGTGAAAGTCAGGCCGGGAACGCTCTACCACACGGTAGGCAGACTCGCCTCTGCCGGGCTGGTGGAGCCAGTAGGTACCGAGCGGGACGGGAACCGGCCGGAACGGACCACCTATGCAATATTGCCCCCGGGCAAGGTCGCCTTGGACGCCCGCATCAAGGATTTGCTGTCCACCCCCGTGAATGAATTCCCCAGCTTCCCCCAGGCCCTGGACGAGGCGCACAACCTGCCAGCCGGCGTCGTGGTTGACCTCTTGGACCAGAGGATCCACGCCTTGGAGGTCGATCTGGCCGATCTGGGTCAAGGTGCCGCAGAAGCCCGGTCCCAAGGCGTTGAACGCCGCTATTTAATCGATATCGAGTACCAACAGGCGATGCTGACGGCCGAGACTCAGTGGGTCCACGGGCTGTGCGCGGAGCTTACCGCCGGCACCCTGGCCTGGTGA
- a CDS encoding 6-phosphofructokinase, with amino-acid sequence MKIGILTSGGDCPGLNAVIRGIVLKGIKVYGHEFVGFRDGWRGVVEGDIMDLPRQSVRGISKQGGTILGTSRTNPFEGNGGPEVIKAHMERLGIDAMIAIGGEGTLAAARRLTDAGLKIVGVPKTVDNDLDATDYTFGFDTAVQIATEAIDRLRTTGESHHRCMIAEVMGRHVGWIALHAGMATGAHAVLIPEQRTSIEQIVEWVQEARDRGRAPLIVVAEGFVPDHQDSAHSERGLDTFGRPRLGGISEQLAPEIEARTGIETRATILGHIQRGGVPSSFDRVLATRLGMAAVDSVVEGRWGTMVSLKGTEIEHVPFEAALGNLKTVPQHRYDEAAILFG; translated from the coding sequence ATGAAGATCGGTATTCTCACCAGCGGCGGCGACTGCCCCGGACTAAATGCGGTTATCCGAGGAATTGTTCTCAAGGGCATCAAGGTCTACGGCCACGAATTTGTGGGGTTCCGTGACGGCTGGCGCGGCGTGGTGGAGGGCGACATCATGGACCTGCCCCGCCAAAGCGTGCGCGGCATTTCCAAACAAGGCGGCACCATCTTGGGCACCTCCCGCACCAACCCGTTCGAGGGCAATGGCGGGCCAGAGGTCATCAAGGCGCACATGGAGCGCCTTGGCATCGACGCCATGATCGCCATTGGCGGCGAAGGCACCCTCGCAGCCGCCCGCCGCCTCACCGACGCCGGACTGAAGATCGTGGGCGTGCCCAAGACCGTCGACAACGACCTCGACGCCACCGACTACACCTTCGGCTTCGACACGGCCGTGCAAATCGCCACCGAGGCCATCGACCGACTCCGCACCACGGGCGAATCCCACCACCGCTGCATGATCGCCGAGGTCATGGGCCGCCATGTGGGCTGGATCGCGCTGCACGCGGGCATGGCGACCGGCGCCCACGCGGTGCTTATCCCGGAGCAAAGGACCAGCATTGAGCAGATCGTTGAATGGGTGCAAGAAGCCCGGGACCGCGGCCGCGCACCCCTGATTGTGGTGGCAGAGGGCTTTGTCCCGGACCACCAGGACTCCGCCCATTCCGAACGCGGGCTGGACACCTTTGGGCGTCCCCGCCTTGGCGGTATTTCCGAGCAGCTGGCTCCCGAAATCGAGGCCCGCACCGGCATCGAGACGCGTGCCACCATCCTGGGCCACATCCAGCGTGGCGGGGTCCCCTCCAGCTTTGACCGTGTTCTGGCCACCCGCCTGGGCATGGCCGCCGTCGACTCCGTGGTGGAGGGACGCTGGGGCACCATGGTATCCCTGAAGGGCACCGAGATTGAGCACGTCCCCTTCGAGGCGGCGCTTGGCAACCTCAAGACTGTTCCGCAGCACCGCTACGACGAGGCCGCCATCCTCTTCGGCTAA
- a CDS encoding YgfZ/GcvT domain-containing protein codes for MSYLSPLLNRHGAVQSGGLDAGVAAHYGDPNKEQRLLAGYNGKPGTAVVDLSHRGVVTVGGPDRLSWMNTLSSQSLTGLAPHTSTELLLLSVQGRIEYDARVVDDGETLWLIVETDEAAPLAAWLNSMKFMLRVDVADVSSDWAVVGSVVEIPEWDSLLMWTDPWPHIGAGGYSYAAIDESEHPGLERPWHEYLIPAAALVDTVGTRPLAGVWAAEALRIAAWRPRRGAETDDKSIPHELDLLRTAVHMSKGCYKGQETVARVHNLGHPPRRLVFLQLDGSQHTIPAPGSEVFAGDRKVGVVTSVAQHYEMGPIALALIKRTVDPAQDLMVDDAGEKYVAAQELIVATDAGQVVGRATGFLRTPR; via the coding sequence ATGAGCTATTTGAGTCCTTTGCTAAACCGTCATGGGGCTGTTCAGTCCGGCGGACTGGATGCCGGTGTTGCCGCTCACTACGGTGATCCCAACAAGGAGCAGCGCCTGTTGGCCGGTTACAACGGCAAACCGGGCACCGCAGTGGTGGATTTGTCCCACCGTGGGGTTGTTACAGTGGGCGGTCCGGACAGGCTGAGCTGGATGAATACGCTCTCCTCGCAAAGCCTGACCGGTCTTGCCCCCCACACCAGCACCGAGTTGCTGCTGCTGAGCGTCCAAGGCCGCATTGAATACGACGCACGGGTAGTGGACGACGGGGAAACGCTATGGCTGATCGTGGAAACGGACGAGGCCGCGCCACTAGCAGCCTGGTTGAACTCCATGAAGTTCATGCTGCGCGTGGACGTTGCCGATGTGTCATCCGATTGGGCCGTGGTGGGCTCTGTGGTGGAGATCCCGGAGTGGGATTCGCTGCTCATGTGGACGGATCCTTGGCCTCATATCGGCGCTGGTGGATATAGCTATGCGGCCATCGACGAGTCGGAGCACCCGGGGCTGGAGCGGCCCTGGCACGAATATTTGATTCCAGCAGCCGCCCTGGTGGACACCGTAGGAACCCGTCCGCTGGCGGGTGTCTGGGCGGCCGAGGCGCTGCGAATTGCCGCGTGGCGCCCGCGTCGGGGAGCTGAGACCGACGACAAGTCGATTCCTCACGAGTTGGACCTTTTGCGCACCGCAGTGCACATGTCCAAGGGCTGTTACAAGGGCCAGGAAACCGTAGCGCGCGTTCACAATCTGGGACACCCGCCTCGGCGGCTTGTGTTCTTGCAGCTGGATGGATCCCAGCACACCATTCCGGCCCCTGGTAGTGAGGTGTTTGCCGGTGACCGCAAGGTGGGTGTGGTGACCAGCGTTGCCCAGCACTATGAGATGGGCCCCATCGCCTTGGCCCTGATCAAGCGCACGGTGGATCCCGCCCAGGACTTGATGGTGGACGACGCCGGGGAAAAGTATGTTGCCGCCCAGGAGCTGATCGTGGCCACCGACGCCGGCCAGGTGGTGGGACGGGCCACAGGGTTCCTGCGCACCCCGCGCTAA
- a CDS encoding winged helix-turn-helix transcriptional regulator, translating to MSQILMLTNNHGSSVDVLPALELLSHSVHILPAVPTALLDAKPCDIILVDARKDLSSSRSLTQLLRATGISVPLLLVLTEGGMAAVSASWAADDVILDSAGPAEVEARIRLALTRTSTAEDHASAEIHAAGVVIDEDSYTVRVHGKPLNLTYKEFELLKYLAQHPGRVFTRAQLLNEVWGYDYYGGTRTVDVHVRRLRAKLGSDHENLISTVRNVGYRLTIARMPDDEMVDA from the coding sequence TTGTCACAGATACTGATGCTGACCAACAACCACGGTAGCTCCGTGGACGTTTTGCCTGCCCTGGAACTCCTGAGCCACTCGGTCCACATTCTGCCGGCCGTGCCCACCGCACTGCTGGACGCCAAACCTTGCGATATCATCCTCGTCGACGCCCGCAAGGACCTCTCCAGTTCACGGTCACTGACCCAATTGCTGCGCGCCACCGGCATCAGTGTTCCGCTGCTGCTGGTGCTGACCGAAGGCGGGATGGCGGCTGTGTCCGCGTCCTGGGCGGCAGACGACGTGATCCTGGACTCTGCGGGCCCCGCCGAGGTCGAGGCCCGGATCCGTTTAGCCTTGACCCGCACGTCCACCGCAGAGGACCATGCCAGTGCGGAAATCCATGCCGCCGGCGTCGTCATCGACGAGGACAGTTACACGGTGCGTGTCCACGGCAAGCCACTGAACCTGACGTACAAGGAGTTTGAGCTCCTGAAGTACCTTGCCCAGCATCCTGGCCGCGTCTTTACCCGTGCCCAACTGCTCAATGAGGTGTGGGGCTATGACTACTACGGAGGAACCCGCACCGTCGATGTCCATGTTCGGCGCCTACGAGCGAAGCTGGGCTCGGACCATGAGAACTTGATCAGCACAGTGCGTAACGTGGGCTACCGCCTAACCATTGCCAGGATGCCCGACGACGAAATGGTTGACGCCTAG